In a genomic window of Roseiflexus castenholzii DSM 13941:
- a CDS encoding M24 family metallopeptidase, which yields MKHDLDRLMAERNLDAIVVEGPDGLESANPDYNYFVGGRHIPGLIIKKRGEPTMLLHSPWEQNEAEQTGLALVSLNRWNLREILQEFPDRLEARVEHRRRIFTDLGVRGRVGIYGTVKAGPFFALMARLAQQIDGLEIVAELDRDVISMARLTKDADEVERMRAVGRKTCAVLQVAVDFICTGWIDGGSVRGVDGAPLTIGDVRRVMLREIAAQGLETPAGMIISQGRDAGLPHARGDDAMPLRPGQAIVIDIFPREAGGGYFHDMTRTFAIGYAPPELQQAYNDVLGAFEMVTAAFEAGAPTRKYQDMVCDYFEARGHDTIRRTYPIEEGYIHSLGHGLGLEVHEDLSFSSLVDRGDTIEPGAVFTVEPGLYYPSRGFGVRIEDTYYCAPDGHFESLTPFPKELVIRPYERD from the coding sequence TTGAAACACGATCTTGACCGGTTGATGGCGGAACGGAACCTGGACGCCATCGTTGTCGAAGGACCTGACGGACTGGAAAGCGCTAATCCCGACTACAACTACTTTGTAGGAGGGCGGCACATTCCCGGACTGATCATCAAAAAGCGCGGCGAACCCACGATGCTGCTCCACAGTCCGTGGGAGCAGAATGAAGCCGAACAGACAGGACTCGCACTTGTATCGCTCAATCGCTGGAATCTGCGTGAGATACTCCAGGAGTTTCCCGACCGCCTGGAAGCACGGGTAGAACATCGCCGCCGTATCTTCACCGACCTTGGCGTGCGCGGGCGCGTCGGCATCTACGGCACAGTCAAAGCCGGACCGTTCTTTGCGCTGATGGCGCGCCTGGCGCAACAGATCGATGGGCTGGAGATCGTTGCCGAACTCGACCGCGATGTCATTTCAATGGCGCGCCTGACCAAAGACGCCGACGAGGTCGAGCGCATGCGCGCCGTCGGGCGCAAGACGTGCGCCGTCCTCCAAGTGGCGGTTGATTTCATTTGCACAGGTTGGATCGATGGCGGGAGCGTGCGTGGCGTCGACGGCGCGCCACTCACAATCGGCGATGTGCGGCGGGTGATGCTGCGAGAAATCGCGGCGCAGGGATTGGAAACGCCGGCCGGGATGATCATCTCCCAGGGACGCGACGCTGGTCTGCCGCATGCGCGCGGCGATGACGCGATGCCGCTGCGTCCGGGGCAGGCGATCGTGATCGACATCTTCCCCCGCGAGGCAGGCGGAGGATATTTTCACGACATGACGCGCACCTTTGCCATCGGATATGCGCCGCCGGAACTGCAACAGGCGTATAATGACGTGCTCGGCGCGTTCGAGATGGTGACCGCCGCATTCGAGGCGGGTGCGCCAACCAGGAAGTATCAGGATATGGTGTGCGATTACTTCGAGGCGCGCGGTCACGACACCATTCGCCGCACCTACCCGATTGAGGAAGGATACATCCACTCGCTTGGTCACGGGCTGGGGCTGGAAGTCCATGAAGACCTGAGTTTTTCGTCGCTCGTGGATCGCGGCGATACCATCGAACCCGGCGCAGTGTTCACTGTCGAGCCGGGGCTTTATTACCCGAGCCGCGGCTTCGGCGTCCGGATCGAGGACACATACTACTGCGCGCCGGATGGTCACTTCGAGAGCCTGACGCCATTCCCGAAGGAACTGGTGATCCGCCCTTATGAAAGGGATTGA
- a CDS encoding ABC transporter ATP-binding protein, with protein sequence MQPMLSLNNVEVIYNDVVLVLKGLSLNVPERSIVALLGSNGAGKSTTLKAISGLLKPENGAVTDGEIRFLGQPIHKKDAAEIVRMGIFQVLEGRRVFEHLTVEENLRAGAYTRSLRGFDQDLELVYTYFPRLKERRKQVAGFLSGGEQQMLAIGRALMAHPQLILLDEPSLGLAPLLVEEIFRIIRQINRERQTTILLVEQNARLALEVAGYAYIMENGRIVLEGSPADLKDNPDVREFYLGLNEVGRRKSYREVKTYKRRKRWLS encoded by the coding sequence ATGCAGCCAATGCTTTCCCTCAACAATGTCGAGGTCATCTACAACGATGTCGTCCTCGTCCTCAAAGGGTTATCGCTCAACGTGCCGGAAAGGAGCATCGTCGCGCTCCTTGGCTCGAACGGCGCCGGTAAGAGCACGACACTCAAGGCGATTTCCGGTCTGCTCAAGCCGGAAAATGGCGCGGTGACCGATGGCGAGATACGTTTCCTCGGTCAACCAATCCACAAAAAGGATGCCGCCGAGATTGTGCGGATGGGCATCTTCCAGGTGCTGGAAGGGCGGCGCGTTTTCGAGCACCTGACAGTCGAAGAGAACCTGCGCGCCGGGGCATACACCCGCAGCCTGCGCGGCTTCGATCAGGACCTGGAGCTGGTCTACACATATTTTCCCCGCCTGAAGGAACGACGGAAACAGGTTGCGGGCTTTCTCAGCGGCGGCGAGCAGCAGATGCTCGCCATCGGTCGGGCGCTGATGGCGCATCCTCAGTTGATTCTGCTTGATGAACCATCGTTAGGACTGGCGCCGCTCCTTGTCGAAGAGATTTTTCGGATCATCAGACAGATCAACAGAGAACGCCAGACGACAATCCTGCTGGTGGAACAGAATGCGCGACTCGCGCTTGAGGTCGCAGGCTACGCCTATATCATGGAAAACGGTCGGATTGTGCTCGAAGGATCGCCCGCCGACCTGAAAGACAACCCGGATGTGCGCGAGTTCTACCTGGGTCTCAACGAAGTCGGTCGGCGCAAGAGTTACCGTGAAGTCAAGACGTATAAGCGCCGAAAACGCTGGCTTTCTTAG
- a CDS encoding long-chain fatty acid--CoA ligase, with protein sequence MDDITLPQLLMHNAQRFGDRVALREKDFGIWQTVTWRQFADHVRAFALGLRALGVQRGDKVAIIGDNRPEWLYAELATQAIGGASIGVYQDSVAEEVRYLVEAADARVIVVEDQEQVDKMIEIWSQLHGVLKVIYYEPKGLRRYQAPYLASFPDIEELGRVYDREHPGLFEAELAQGRPDDVAILSTTSGTTGKPKLAMLTHRNLISQGAGLLAVDPLGPDDEFVSFLPLAWVGEQMITVAAGLQCGLTINFPESTDTVQENIREIGPRVMFSPPRIWENMLSQVQVKIQDSTRLKRAAYEWAVRQGYAMADARFNGVAPGLFLRLKYTLARLLVFEELKDHLGLRFLKRAYTGGAALGPDVFRFYHAIGVNLKQVYGQTESAGLSVIHRDGQIKFQTVGTPLPNTEVHIAANGEILVKSPSVFIGYYKNPEATAETLKDGWLHSGDAGYFDEDGHLVVIDRAKDVMTLRDGTIFSPQFIENKLKFSPYIKEAVVFGGNWPFVTAIINIDFANVGKWAENAQLSYTTYTDLAQKPQVYALIRRDVERANADLPAAARIRRFLLLHKELDADDGELTRTRKVRRRLVAERYHDIVEALYGDRHEMEVETTITYQDGRTALIKTRLHIEDLEESEFAASDSRLERALAR encoded by the coding sequence ATGGACGACATAACGCTCCCACAATTGTTGATGCACAATGCACAGCGCTTCGGCGACCGGGTCGCGCTCCGCGAGAAAGATTTCGGCATCTGGCAAACCGTTACCTGGCGGCAGTTCGCCGATCATGTGCGCGCCTTCGCTCTGGGATTGCGCGCTCTGGGGGTGCAACGGGGCGATAAGGTTGCGATCATTGGCGACAATCGTCCTGAATGGCTGTATGCCGAACTTGCCACGCAGGCGATCGGCGGCGCGTCGATTGGGGTGTACCAGGACTCGGTCGCCGAAGAGGTGCGCTACCTGGTTGAAGCCGCCGATGCGCGGGTGATTGTGGTCGAGGATCAGGAGCAAGTCGATAAGATGATCGAAATCTGGTCCCAACTGCACGGCGTCCTCAAGGTCATCTATTACGAGCCGAAAGGACTGCGCAGGTATCAGGCGCCGTATCTTGCGAGCTTCCCTGACATCGAGGAACTGGGGCGCGTGTATGACCGCGAACATCCTGGTTTGTTCGAGGCGGAACTGGCGCAGGGACGCCCGGATGACGTCGCCATTCTTTCGACCACTTCCGGCACGACCGGCAAGCCCAAACTGGCAATGCTGACCCACCGCAACCTGATCAGCCAGGGCGCTGGACTGCTGGCGGTCGATCCGCTGGGACCCGATGATGAGTTTGTGAGTTTTCTGCCGCTCGCATGGGTCGGTGAGCAGATGATCACCGTGGCTGCCGGGCTGCAATGCGGACTGACCATCAATTTCCCTGAGTCGACCGACACGGTGCAGGAGAACATCCGCGAAATCGGTCCTCGGGTTATGTTCTCGCCGCCGCGAATTTGGGAGAATATGCTCTCGCAGGTGCAGGTGAAGATTCAGGACAGCACACGGCTTAAACGGGCAGCCTACGAATGGGCGGTGCGGCAGGGGTACGCGATGGCGGACGCGCGCTTCAACGGCGTTGCGCCCGGTCTGTTTCTGCGGCTGAAGTACACCCTGGCGCGCCTCCTTGTCTTTGAGGAATTGAAGGATCATCTGGGGTTGCGTTTCCTCAAACGCGCCTACACGGGCGGTGCGGCGCTTGGTCCCGATGTGTTTCGCTTCTACCACGCCATCGGGGTCAACCTCAAACAGGTTTACGGTCAGACCGAAAGCGCCGGTCTGAGCGTGATCCACCGGGACGGACAGATCAAGTTTCAGACGGTCGGCACACCGCTGCCCAACACCGAGGTGCACATTGCCGCAAACGGCGAGATTCTGGTCAAAAGCCCATCGGTGTTCATCGGGTACTACAAAAATCCTGAAGCGACCGCCGAAACGCTCAAGGATGGCTGGTTGCACAGCGGCGATGCGGGTTACTTCGACGAAGACGGGCATCTGGTCGTCATTGATCGCGCCAAAGATGTGATGACGCTGCGGGATGGCACGATTTTCTCGCCGCAGTTCATCGAGAACAAACTGAAATTCAGCCCTTACATCAAAGAAGCGGTGGTTTTCGGCGGCAACTGGCCCTTCGTCACCGCCATCATCAACATCGACTTCGCCAATGTTGGCAAATGGGCAGAAAATGCCCAACTCTCCTACACCACCTACACCGATCTTGCCCAGAAGCCGCAGGTGTACGCCCTGATCCGCAGAGATGTCGAGCGCGCGAATGCCGATCTGCCCGCAGCCGCGCGCATCAGGCGCTTCCTGTTGCTCCATAAGGAACTCGACGCCGATGATGGCGAACTGACCCGCACGCGCAAGGTCCGGCGCCGTCTGGTGGCAGAGCGCTACCACGATATTGTGGAGGCGCTGTATGGTGATCGGCACGAGATGGAGGTCGAAACGACGATCACCTATCAGGACGGACGCACGGCGCTGATCAAGACGCGGTTGCACATCGAGGACCTGGAGGAATCAGAGTTCGCCGCGTCTGACAGTCGGCTGGAACGCGCGCTGGCACGGTAA
- a CDS encoding DUF5679 domain-containing protein, translating to MPVPPGLLMDIAILIVREYRRSRKRRAAPGVARAPAPSRAPARRLSSVGRALRLAAIVGLLWLLWREVTRRRAALIEAQRDAFSRTASMTAVLPAPSLPPAPPAPPADPPASAPGDADSSVSPVDSAEHARSKTSAENLASPEHAAPEDATADEERGNGALIGWCARCRVRQPMQRVTFETNAGGRSIARGVCPVCGAGITRFVAREARKIEG from the coding sequence ATGCCTGTTCCTCCCGGCTTACTGATGGACATCGCCATCCTGATTGTTCGTGAATACCGGCGCAGCCGCAAGCGGCGCGCTGCGCCTGGCGTTGCGCGCGCACCTGCGCCATCGCGCGCGCCTGCCCGACGGCTGTCGTCGGTCGGACGCGCGCTGCGCCTGGCAGCGATTGTGGGGCTTCTGTGGCTGCTCTGGCGTGAAGTCACCCGACGACGCGCGGCGCTGATCGAGGCGCAACGCGATGCTTTCAGCCGAACCGCGTCGATGACCGCTGTTTTGCCGGCGCCATCACTTCCGCCTGCTCCGCCAGCGCCGCCTGCTGACCCGCCGGCGTCTGCGCCCGGCGATGCCGATTCATCCGTATCACCAGTCGATTCAGCAGAACATGCGAGATCCAAGACCAGCGCCGAGAATCTTGCGTCGCCGGAACATGCGGCGCCAGAAGATGCGACTGCCGACGAGGAACGCGGAAATGGCGCCCTGATCGGTTGGTGCGCCCGTTGCCGTGTGCGCCAACCGATGCAGCGCGTGACATTCGAGACCAACGCTGGCGGACGTTCCATCGCGCGCGGCGTGTGCCCCGTCTGTGGCGCTGGGATCACCCGCTTCGTTGCGCGAGAGGCGCGAAAGATTGAAGGTTGA
- a CDS encoding DUF5615 family PIN-like protein has translation MRFLVDECTGPAVVRWLHEQQHDVFSVYDEARGMDDDDVIAKAYSENWILITNDKDFGEEVYREKRLHRGVVLLRLEDERAASKIAVLQRLLGGYAEQLADRFVVVTERQVRFAQ, from the coding sequence ATGCGCTTTCTTGTTGATGAATGCACGGGTCCAGCAGTAGTGCGCTGGTTACACGAACAGCAGCACGACGTTTTCTCGGTGTACGATGAGGCCCGCGGCATGGACGACGATGATGTGATTGCGAAAGCGTACAGTGAGAATTGGATTTTGATCACGAATGACAAAGACTTCGGCGAGGAAGTATACCGGGAGAAACGTCTGCATAGAGGTGTTGTGCTTTTGCGCCTTGAAGATGAACGAGCGGCGAGTAAAATTGCCGTCCTTCAGCGTTTGCTTGGAGGCTACGCTGAACAATTGGCAGACCGATTCGTTGTGGTTACGGAAAGACAGGTGCGTTTTGCTCAATGA
- a CDS encoding ABC transporter substrate-binding protein yields the protein MRNERRRFNLPALMLALAMLLAACGGQPQQPPAAGGGATTGGPPIKIGAIFDLTGATADVGTPYSKGQIAFVDWKNANGGVAGRQLQLISQDYAYEVPRAEELYTQFVTQDGVIVFSGWGTGDTEALKGKITADKIPFISASYSAALANPAETPYNFLVAPTYSDQLIIAMKWALDDWKAKGKSGTPKFAYLINDSPFGRSPLADGTAFATANGIETPLEVPSPRGATDLTPQLTQIRDYGANYVFLQNVSSPAALAIKNAKSLGLDVQFVCLNWCANELLIKLAGADAEGVVGAIPFSPEGEGAKVALEFAKEKGIDYGGADSTFVQGWTAMSILVTGIERTLKDGKELTGENIKNTLETMGPIETGGVTPPVVFSTTDHAGVKALRMFRVENGKWVAITDFISAK from the coding sequence ATGCGCAACGAACGACGACGGTTCAATCTGCCGGCACTGATGCTGGCGCTGGCAATGCTGCTGGCGGCATGTGGGGGTCAGCCGCAGCAACCGCCTGCGGCAGGCGGCGGAGCGACAACCGGCGGTCCGCCGATCAAGATCGGCGCCATCTTCGATCTCACCGGAGCGACGGCGGATGTCGGAACACCCTACTCCAAAGGACAGATTGCCTTCGTTGACTGGAAGAACGCCAATGGCGGCGTGGCGGGGCGCCAGTTGCAACTGATCAGCCAGGATTACGCCTATGAAGTGCCGCGCGCCGAGGAACTCTATACGCAATTCGTCACCCAGGACGGCGTGATCGTCTTCTCCGGTTGGGGCACCGGCGACACCGAAGCGCTCAAGGGCAAGATTACCGCAGACAAAATCCCCTTCATTTCGGCATCATACTCGGCAGCGCTGGCAAATCCGGCTGAAACGCCTTACAACTTTCTGGTCGCTCCAACCTACTCGGATCAACTGATCATTGCTATGAAGTGGGCGCTGGACGACTGGAAGGCGAAGGGGAAGAGCGGCACGCCCAAATTCGCGTACCTCATCAACGACAGTCCTTTCGGACGTTCACCGCTTGCTGATGGGACTGCCTTCGCCACTGCCAACGGCATCGAGACGCCGCTGGAGGTTCCTTCGCCGCGCGGCGCCACCGACCTGACGCCGCAGTTGACGCAGATCCGCGATTATGGCGCCAACTATGTCTTTCTCCAGAATGTCTCAAGCCCTGCGGCGCTGGCCATCAAGAATGCCAAAAGCCTGGGGCTTGATGTGCAGTTCGTCTGCCTGAACTGGTGCGCCAACGAACTGTTGATCAAACTGGCGGGCGCCGATGCCGAAGGCGTGGTGGGCGCCATTCCGTTCAGTCCCGAAGGTGAAGGCGCAAAAGTGGCGCTCGAATTTGCAAAGGAGAAAGGGATCGACTACGGTGGCGCCGATAGCACCTTCGTTCAGGGCTGGACGGCGATGTCCATCCTGGTGACCGGGATCGAGCGAACGCTGAAGGACGGGAAAGAGTTGACCGGCGAGAATATCAAAAACACTCTCGAGACGATGGGACCGATTGAGACCGGTGGGGTTACGCCGCCGGTGGTCTTCAGTACAACCGACCACGCAGGCGTAAAGGCGCTGCGGATGTTCCGCGTCGAAAACGGCAAGTGGGTGGCGATCACCGACTTCATTAGCGCAAAGTAG
- a CDS encoding DUF433 domain-containing protein, with product MKEQQLLERITLNPKVMAGKPVIRGTRLTVEYILNLLAHGATISEILEEYNGLTHEDIQACLLFATKALASTSFMPLGESA from the coding sequence ATGAAAGAACAACAACTTCTTGAACGTATTACGCTCAATCCCAAGGTGATGGCAGGGAAACCTGTTATTAGGGGAACGCGACTGACAGTAGAATATATCCTTAATTTGCTGGCTCATGGCGCAACTATTTCCGAAATTTTGGAAGAATACAACGGGCTGACTCATGAAGACATTCAAGCGTGTCTGCTGTTTGCTACGAAAGCCTTGGCGAGCACGTCGTTTATGCCGTTAGGGGAATCTGCTTGA
- a CDS encoding branched-chain amino acid ABC transporter permease has protein sequence MEKFVQLTLSGVANGAIFALVALGFVLIYKSSDVINFAQGELLLIGAYLTYTTVEMIGLWWPLGVIVAVALAALVGVLIEQMVLRPLIGEPVISVIMVTIGLSSLLRAIIGAIWGVTPRTAPQFLPRDTIALFGASVSVDRLWAFALALTLFALLTLFFRYSREGIAMRAVADDQQAALSMGISVKKVWAVAWAIAAVTASVGGILLMSIFGGVSGQIARVGLLVFPVVILGGLDSIPGAIVGGLIIGLLQSFAGGYLPPELGMGEVAPFIILLFILLIRPYGLYGQRIIERV, from the coding sequence ATGGAAAAATTCGTGCAACTGACGCTGAGCGGGGTCGCCAACGGCGCCATTTTCGCGCTGGTGGCGCTCGGATTTGTGCTGATCTACAAGAGCAGCGACGTAATCAACTTTGCGCAGGGCGAGTTGCTGCTGATCGGCGCGTACCTGACGTACACCACCGTAGAGATGATCGGCTTGTGGTGGCCTCTTGGCGTGATCGTCGCCGTGGCGCTGGCCGCGCTCGTTGGCGTGCTGATCGAGCAGATGGTGCTGCGCCCGCTCATTGGCGAGCCGGTCATCTCGGTTATTATGGTTACTATCGGGCTATCGTCGTTGCTGCGCGCGATCATCGGCGCGATATGGGGAGTGACGCCACGAACGGCGCCACAGTTCCTTCCCCGCGATACGATCGCGTTGTTCGGCGCCAGCGTCAGCGTGGATCGCCTGTGGGCGTTTGCGCTGGCGTTGACCCTCTTTGCCCTGCTGACCCTCTTCTTTCGCTACAGCCGCGAAGGTATCGCCATGCGCGCCGTTGCGGACGATCAACAGGCGGCGTTGAGCATGGGCATCAGCGTCAAGAAGGTGTGGGCGGTCGCCTGGGCTATTGCCGCTGTGACCGCCTCGGTTGGCGGCATTCTGTTGATGAGCATCTTCGGCGGCGTCTCCGGGCAGATCGCTCGCGTCGGATTGCTGGTCTTTCCGGTAGTGATCCTTGGTGGTCTCGACAGCATTCCGGGCGCGATTGTCGGTGGGCTGATCATCGGGTTGCTCCAATCGTTCGCCGGCGGATATCTGCCGCCTGAACTCGGCATGGGTGAGGTTGCGCCTTTCATCATTCTGCTTTTCATCCTCCTGATACGCCCATACGGTCTCTACGGTCAGCGGATCATCGAGCGCGTGTAA
- a CDS encoding ABC transporter ATP-binding protein, translating to MLNSNGAAPPTPLLEIDGVSLDFGGVRALSNVHFNVYSGTIQAIIGPNGAGKTSLLNCISGLYRPQHGAIRFEGRNIVGMAPHHIARLGIARSFQNIELFRHMTVLDNLMLGRHIHMRSGVLSGGVYWGRAQREEIAHREIVEQVIDLLEIQSIRKKVVGALPYGLQKRVELGRALAMSPRLLLLDEPMAGMNSEEKEDMARFILDVNEEWGATIVLIEHDMGVVMDISDCVAVLEFGLLLANGSPDEVRSDPKVIDAYLGREHAVRQEW from the coding sequence ATGCTGAACAGCAATGGTGCAGCGCCGCCAACGCCGCTGTTAGAAATCGACGGCGTCAGTCTTGATTTTGGCGGCGTGCGCGCCCTCTCGAACGTGCATTTCAACGTCTACTCCGGGACCATTCAGGCGATCATCGGACCTAACGGCGCAGGCAAGACGAGCCTCCTCAACTGTATCAGCGGACTGTATCGACCACAACACGGAGCGATCCGCTTTGAAGGGCGCAATATTGTGGGCATGGCGCCGCATCACATTGCCCGTCTCGGTATCGCGCGCTCCTTTCAAAACATTGAATTGTTCCGCCATATGACCGTGCTCGACAACCTGATGCTTGGGCGTCACATCCATATGCGCAGCGGCGTCTTGAGCGGCGGCGTCTACTGGGGGCGGGCGCAACGCGAGGAGATTGCGCACCGCGAGATCGTGGAGCAGGTAATTGATCTGCTCGAAATTCAGTCCATTCGGAAAAAGGTCGTCGGAGCGCTGCCGTATGGTTTGCAAAAGCGGGTGGAACTCGGTCGTGCGCTGGCGATGTCGCCGCGCTTGCTGCTGCTCGATGAGCCAATGGCCGGTATGAACAGCGAAGAAAAGGAGGACATGGCGCGCTTCATTCTCGATGTCAATGAAGAATGGGGCGCCACCATCGTGTTGATCGAGCACGATATGGGAGTGGTAATGGACATCAGCGACTGTGTTGCTGTTCTGGAGTTCGGTCTCTTGCTCGCCAATGGTTCGCCCGATGAGGTGCGATCCGATCCGAAGGTTATTGATGCGTATCTTGGTCGTGAGCACGCAGTTCGTCAGGAATGGTAA
- a CDS encoding phenylacetate--CoA ligase family protein, whose amino-acid sequence MDIGAFYAGFDQRVRDIVAYGYDRSPAFRRRMEAAGLTPDDIQTTADLARLPILRKEQLVEIHRQGPGLGGMLTVPLSALRRIFQSPGPIYDPEPDEPDSWRWAPAFRAAGFAPGDIVLNCFGYHLTPAGVMFEEGARAIGCTVIPAGIGNQAQQIDAMAHLGVTAYAGLPSYLKALLERATEQGHDPRSWTLNKAFVAAEPLPPSLRALFEEQYGILVYDGYGAAETGNLGYNGPERQGWHLPDDALVQICDLNTGAPLPPGQTGDVVVTLFRRDYILVRFAVGDLSALMEPGTPTIISTPRLVGWLGRSGDSVKVRGLFVHPRHVEEAIRTLQGVAAYQAVVVREHHRDDMICRIVPTADADATSLRQSAEQALYDALKIHCRVEIVLSLPEGAKPFVDERRWE is encoded by the coding sequence ATGGATATCGGTGCGTTTTACGCGGGATTCGACCAACGGGTGCGCGACATAGTCGCCTACGGCTACGACCGCTCTCCGGCGTTTCGACGCCGCATGGAGGCTGCCGGTCTGACGCCGGACGACATTCAGACGACGGCGGACCTCGCCAGGCTGCCGATTCTGCGGAAAGAGCAGCTGGTAGAGATTCATCGCCAGGGTCCGGGGTTGGGCGGCATGCTCACCGTGCCGCTTTCCGCCCTGCGGCGGATCTTTCAGTCACCGGGACCGATCTACGACCCGGAGCCGGACGAGCCGGATTCGTGGCGCTGGGCGCCAGCCTTTCGCGCTGCCGGGTTCGCTCCTGGCGACATCGTGCTGAACTGTTTTGGGTATCATCTGACTCCTGCCGGGGTCATGTTCGAAGAAGGCGCGCGGGCAATCGGCTGCACCGTCATTCCTGCCGGGATCGGCAATCAGGCGCAGCAAATCGACGCAATGGCGCACCTTGGCGTCACGGCATACGCCGGATTGCCCAGTTACTTGAAAGCGTTGCTGGAGCGCGCCACGGAACAGGGGCACGATCCACGTTCCTGGACCCTCAACAAAGCCTTCGTCGCGGCTGAGCCGCTGCCCCCTTCGCTGCGGGCGCTCTTCGAGGAACAGTACGGCATTCTGGTCTACGACGGCTACGGCGCCGCCGAAACCGGCAACCTGGGGTACAACGGTCCAGAACGACAGGGATGGCATCTGCCGGATGATGCGCTGGTTCAGATTTGTGATCTGAACACCGGAGCACCACTGCCCCCTGGTCAGACTGGCGATGTCGTCGTGACACTGTTTCGCCGCGATTATATTCTGGTGCGCTTCGCCGTCGGCGATCTGTCGGCGCTGATGGAACCGGGGACGCCGACGATCATCTCGACGCCGCGCCTGGTCGGATGGCTTGGTCGCAGCGGCGACAGCGTGAAGGTGCGCGGTCTCTTCGTCCATCCCCGGCACGTCGAAGAAGCCATTCGCACGCTTCAGGGAGTTGCTGCGTATCAGGCGGTCGTCGTCCGTGAGCATCACCGCGACGACATGATCTGTCGGATTGTGCCAACGGCGGATGCTGATGCAACGTCGCTGCGGCAGTCTGCCGAACAGGCGTTGTACGACGCGCTCAAGATCCACTGCCGCGTCGAGATTGTGCTTTCCCTGCCCGAAGGCGCAAAACCGTTCGTCGATGAGCGCCGGTGGGAGTGA
- a CDS encoding branched-chain amino acid ABC transporter permease: MQSGTFHTSYAGDMALRPYWVQRLRIALVLIAVLTFPWFADRYWLNLANTIAIAAIGAIGLNILVGYTGQISIGHGGFLAVGAYTAGLLAARLDAPMWVTIPVASGFTALVGAFFGLPSVRLKGLYLAIATLAAQEIIIWLLTHGKLLGIGESLTLPQAANNLFGFPLSALGNNDFAFYWVTVGFLILTVVFVSNLFRSRTGRAFVAIRDQDIAAQVIGVDLFRYKLLAFATSSFFAGLAGALTAHYRSIISWERFTIDTSILYLAMIIIGGLGSVSGSIYGAAFMTLLPALLSNLARAISGVVPDINTYLPYIQQGAFGLAIVLFLIFEPEGIVKMWRNVKDYFRLWPFSY, translated from the coding sequence ATGCAGAGCGGGACGTTCCACACGTCGTATGCCGGTGATATGGCGTTGCGCCCATATTGGGTTCAGCGATTGCGAATTGCGCTGGTGCTTATCGCCGTCCTGACCTTTCCATGGTTCGCAGACCGCTATTGGCTGAACCTGGCGAATACGATTGCGATCGCTGCTATCGGCGCAATTGGCTTGAACATTCTGGTGGGTTATACCGGTCAGATCAGCATCGGTCACGGCGGCTTCCTGGCGGTCGGCGCCTATACCGCCGGTCTGCTCGCGGCGCGACTCGATGCGCCGATGTGGGTTACCATTCCGGTCGCCAGTGGCTTTACGGCGCTGGTGGGCGCGTTCTTCGGGTTGCCGTCGGTGCGGCTCAAGGGTCTCTACCTGGCGATTGCCACGCTGGCGGCGCAGGAGATTATTATCTGGCTGCTGACGCACGGCAAACTGCTCGGCATCGGCGAGTCGCTGACCTTGCCGCAGGCGGCGAACAATCTCTTTGGCTTCCCGCTATCGGCGCTGGGCAACAACGATTTTGCGTTCTACTGGGTGACGGTCGGATTTCTCATCCTTACCGTCGTGTTTGTGAGTAACCTCTTCCGTAGCCGAACCGGACGCGCATTCGTGGCAATTCGTGACCAGGATATTGCTGCACAGGTCATCGGCGTTGATCTCTTTCGTTATAAGTTGCTGGCGTTTGCCACATCGTCGTTCTTCGCGGGGCTGGCGGGCGCGCTGACGGCGCACTACCGCAGCATTATTTCGTGGGAACGCTTCACGATTGACACGAGCATCCTTTACCTGGCAATGATTATTATCGGCGGTCTGGGGAGCGTTTCGGGGTCGATCTACGGTGCGGCGTTCATGACGCTGCTGCCGGCGCTGCTCTCGAACCTGGCGCGCGCGATCAGCGGTGTTGTGCCGGATATCAACACCTATCTGCCGTATATTCAGCAAGGCGCATTCGGACTGGCTATCGTGCTCTTTCTGATCTTCGAACCAGAAGGGATTGTCAAAATGTGGCGCAACGTCAAGGATTACTTCCGGTTATGGCCGTTCAGTTATTAG